TCGGTTCATCCATCTGTTTTGCTAGCTGCTGGACTGTCTCTATAAATGCTAGCTGGCCCTGCCATTGTTCATAAGTAAGCAGGTCTAAACATGTACGACATGGTTTCCAGCATCGCAGCGAAGGCTCCCCATACCTTAAGCTTGGTGGCTCCTCAGCGTCAGAGTACAAGTATATCAGTAAGGTCTTACGGCAACGACCACCGAACCCAAGCAAACAGCTACGAGCAATCACTAGCTCCGGCTCCACTGACCGCTGAAACGCTGTCTGGCTATGAACGATCTTCTTGGGGTAACTTCTTCATCGAATATGAGCCGCGACCACTTCAGGTACATACGTTGCCTTCTGCAACTTCCCGTAGTATAGTCTAGCCGGTACATCATTATGGCTTGGATTATGTGGCATTTTCGCGCTACTAATTTCTTGATTGCTCCGCCTGTTTTATACACTATATATACTAAACTCTGCACCATTCATACGTGTGTTCTTAAACTATGCAATAAGAACAAGGCTGTGTACATCGTTTCGATGCAGAAGCCCGGGCGTCCCtcccattttgaaaaaaaagaATCATACATGTACTCCCATCGACCGATCAAAAATCTATTCACTAATGCCACATATGTACTACATGCAGAGGTCGGAGGAATGGATGAAGTTGAGAGTCGATGAACTGAAGCAGGACGTGTGCATGTTATTTGAGGCATGCAACCACGACGTGATTGGGATAATTACCCTTGTGGATGATGTGCAACTTCTCGGAATTGATCATCTTTTCCAAGACCAGATAGACGTCGCACTGCGCTATATCCATGAGCGCGAGTTCAATAGCTCCAGCCTCTATGAGGTGGCTCTTCGTTTTCGCTTGCTTAGAGAGCATGGCCTTTGGGTATCTCCAGGTATATATATCTATTTGATTGTTCGTAGTACATTGAACACAAGGCATGCAATAATACCCATCGAATCACTTCGACTTGTAGATATGTTCGGTAAATTCATGAACGGACGAGGGAGTTTCAGTGAGGAGATAACTAATGAAGCAAAGGGATTGTTAGGCTTGTATAACGCTGCGTTCCTTTCGGTTCATGGTGAGCCGGAGCTCGAAGAAGCCATGTCTTTCGCAAGGTACCATCTAGAGTCAATGAGGGGCGAATTGAATTCGCCTTTAAAAGAGCAAGTCAAACGATCCCTCGACATTCCACTGCCAAGGACCTACCGAAGATTGGAGACACTGCATTATTTCTCAGAGTACGAACAGGAGGAAGGACAAAACTCGATTCTACTGGAGCTCGCAAAGCTGGAGTTTACCCTTTTGCAGTATGTCCATTCCAAGGAGCTCAAGTCTCTCTCTAGGTACGCATCTCAGTACACAGAAGCAGGCAGCAAAGACTCGTGCATTCACAATAATCTCATAGCCCCTAAACTAGGCATGTTGTATTAAAAGTGAATATAGATCTGATTAATGATGTCATTGTTTCAGGTGGTGGCAAGATGCTTACAGGTACATTGGATTAGGTTATGCCCGAGATCGTCTGGTGGAGGCTTACACTTGGTCCTATATTTTGTACTACGAGAAAGATTTTGAAATGGCACGTATGATGGTTACCAAAATAACGGCACTTCTTACCGTGATGAATGACACATACGATGTCCATGCCACCGTAGAGGAAAGTCGGCAGCTAAACACGGCCATACAGAGGTTTGGCTTCGTACGTCTCCATGCAACCGTACATGAAATGATTCATATAAATATTGTCGCATGCAGTTAGTCACATAAACGTTGCTAGAAAATGTCTAATCATTTAACCTTATGGCAGCTAGTCAAAGAAACAAAGAACATGAACGATGTATTTTGTGCCATCTTCACAGAACATTTCCCCAAGCTGGCTACTTTCGTAATTAAGAAAGGTTAATACCAGAAATAAATTGACTGACTAATAGTATCCTTTCCATGGAAGTAAGCAAAAAATAAAATTCAAGAAACGCTATAGGATAGCTATTTGAAGTTCCAACACACACTACATCACCCAGTCAAGGTGGTCGGCACAGACCATTTTGTCCGTTGGCATAGGCTCTACCGGTGGCTACCATCGGCACAATACCATCTCGGCACAGCTCATTTAGCCGTCAGCACAGACCCCATGTGGGCCCGGTAGAGGCCTAACGGCCGTTAGGAAGGCGGCAAAGGAGCAtcattttttattttagttttcaaAAAAACTGTTTTAAATTTTTTTCGAGgatttttttgaattgtttaacaGTTTAATCTCTAGGCATGCTTAATGTTAGATCGAATTACTTATTAATAGTTAAACTTTTCGCTCGGTCACCATCCTCAAACTGCTCCCATCCTAGCACGGTTAACTTCTTCGTTCCTTCCAGATGAGCTTCTGGCAAAGGAGTTATTCTTTGTTAACATAGTACGCTATCCATTTATTTTTAATTCCAAACATTTATGTGACTAAAGAACAATGAAtacattttatttttaaattataAATCTTgaaacaataaaataaatattTATTCTTATTTTTTATcgaaatctaaaacctgaaaaaactCCTATTTTTTCTTATTAAATTTGAGGAATCTAAAAAATCCGTTAAagccggatgtaactttttctttagacacattttcatataaaaaacgttttcatcggaggtcgtatgcaaccagaaaaactGTTTTACCGAAACAAGACTCCATTttacataatatatcaaaattcatgtttgttaattttcctaACAACTAGAACACATAATACATGGTTATGTCAAAGGatattatttttttgaatttttaacaTTTTCTTATATTTTTCTGAAAATTAAAAGGCAATTCCCCAGGGGGGAGAGGAGCGTGGAGCAAAAAAAAAAGAACTGTGCCGATGGAAATTTGTTGTCGGCATAGGCTAGCACCGTTACCTCGCCATCACGGCGGAATCCCCCAAGGCCACACGTCTGTCTCTGTGCTATCAGCACAAGActccctatgccgacggccaaccTATGCCAACGGCCATGTTTGTGGCCTGCCAGGACCAGGTcctatgccgacggccccgacaaaaAGCCATCGGCACATGATTTGGCTGTCAGGCTCTTGTGTGTTTCATGTAGTGACAACCATTGTTTATTAATGGCACTCGTATCACCAAATGAACATGGCACAGCTTCactaaaaatttcagaaaaaaaaagtGGCTTCAGTATTAATCAAACAATAAGGAGTCGGATTTCCCAATATATATTACGTACACCGAACATAGACTAATATAATCTCACCTATTTTGCATTCATTGGCTAAGGCACGCGAAAGCTAGCTCTAtagtcaattttttttttttttgacgtaTAGCTCTATAGTCAAATTGACGGCATTCAATTGGCGTTATACGTAGATGGGATTACAACGGTGAATCTCTTCTACCAGAGTACTTGAAGATGTTCTATAATCTACTACTTACAACTTTTAAGGAGTTTGAGGATCAACTTGGACTTGAGGAGAGAAATCAGGTTGTTCACGTCAAGAAAGAGGTACAGTACTGCATTCCTATATTATTAGAAGATGGTGACATTTTTTTCCTTTAACATTTTTTTTAACAAAAGGGGGAACATAGCTGGCCACTGCAGCAATCGATGCACACAGCTATAAGCGTAACATATAAGTTCCATGTCTTAATTGTGTGCAGTTTCAAAGGCTATCTAGTTATTATCTCCAAGAAGCCGAATGGAGACACCAAAACTACAAGCTAAGCTTTGAAAATCAACTGAATGTGACTTGCAAATCCATAGGGGTGCCACTGCTATGTGTAGCTAGTGTGGTCGGCATGGGTGATGCCCTAATGAAGGGAACAATGGAGTGGGTACTTGATGGCTCTATCGTCATATCATGCGGAAAGATCATACGCTTATTAAATGATATGGGAGCAACTGATGTAtagcttttttttttgcttcaattCTAATTGTTTTCTACATTACCACTAAACAGGCTAATAATGTATCTACTAATTAACTGTGTACGTGCACATGCAGCTCGGAAAGAACAAAGGGGACATGGCAACCACGGTGGAATGTTACATGCATGAGCACAAGGTGAACAGTGAGGCCGCATTGGCCCATATTGATTCCTTTATGGAAAATGAATGGAAAACTATAAACCAGGCTCGCTTTGAAAATGATGCATCGGGCTTTTTGAAGACGGTTATCAACTTTGCTGCTGGCACATCGTTATTCTATGGTAGAAATAAAGAGGGATACACATTTGGCACACAACTTCAGGAGGCACTAGATAGTCTTTATGTGAAATCTATTCTAATGTAGAATTGAGGGCCTCACTAGTTCCGCTTAGATTTATATCATGTGTTCTCGTACGCCTGACCAAAGGTATTCCACTCTAGTAGACATTTGTTGCTATGTAATACGTGCACACTTTTGCTCATTACACATTTCCGTTTGGTCAACTATGTAAACTGAACTTTCATTCGGTTTTTCGAAGGCAGTGCCTAAGCGTGAGGCCTGCCACTGAGGAGCTGTGAAGGTGGTGTCGCGGTTCCAGTAGCTGCTCAGACTACAGAGCTACTACTCTAAGTACAAAAACTAGCACAATGCTACCACCTGCTAAACGGTTCCAAGCTATAGTTTACATGAATGGCCTGAACTTGGACATGATTCCTGATACAAGTAGTTGCAGGATAAGAGTTTCTTACGTGGCCTTCAAGGATCCAATGGTGGGTTAAACGCGGCCTCTGTCGACTTTTGGTCTATAGAAAGACAATGTGTCCGGGGCTCCGGGCAGAGCCAGTTTGCACTAAACTAAGGTTAGCCATGAATCAATCGAAGAATCCTGCAAGCTTTATTCAGGTGCATGCATCTATCAAGGCCATCCTCTGCAGGGATTTCTAAACTTTAGTGCTGTCGTAGTGATGTCTTATCTGAAAATGcgaacatctttttttttttttttgagaataaaATGCGAACATCTTAGTTATTTAAGTACGGACAGTATCCCTCAGTTCTGCATAAGTTATAACTGAAAATCCCTGACACAACTAATGCACATTATGTTCATCATCTATAGCACCAATTCCTCATCATACCTTGCAAGTCAGTCATTTctgttggattattaggcaatttccgtgtgagtttaattaccgaaatcaAAATTATAGATGCACAAGCATAtttaaccatacacatcagactaagcacatgcatcagatctgaacatggaacaagtaccagtgcaaggtaggataggaaaaacacgtacatcgcgaccgggaaggtcgcactagcagcagcagcaccaccaccatgagtattgttgatgtcgcccatggtgtagtcggatctgtcgatgaagcagccgaaccgtcgaagaagaagacgaacagcagcgagcagtcgcgccgagacgctccccaaaaaccttatcgcccgtctcctggtgcaggatctcaacggatggagtttcggaggcctgctctcccggacggccgtGCACGcaatcgccgggatggggaagaccagagagtagcgcagcaaaaggaacttctcGAGAGAGACggactagagagttctgagaacTGTGTATCTCTCTAGATCTGATctatctccttgtatagcctgggaagccgacccgacccgaccgtgttgccacgcgtaggaagccagggacacgaagcaaaaatttaggcttccttgagtgtgtctcgaactcgaactcgagtcacgaaacgcgacgtgcgtgcgtgacgagacgaggcgaggcggggcgggcgaaggaggaggagtgcgcgagggctctttctattctcactcacttggaaggactagaatagtagctgacgtgggcattacccttcgggtaaccaatgttgctctaccctacacggtccaactagaggcccatgaaggtacccgatggcaagatgggccactaggacggtgcgacGGAAGATTACTTGGAGTACAAGACGCGGAAGAAgcagaacaaggaaagattggggatagatctattgtaaacctactcgtactcgattaggcctctcgggacctggccacctatataaaggccaggagaggggctattggGGGACAATTAATCTTAGAAAAactagccagcaaaagcttagaactaggttaccctagcaactagcatctcgacgagatcacagccgaactattcggcaccccattgtaacctgttttcaccataatcaaagaacagacaggcaggacgtaagggttttacctcatcgagggccccgaacctgggtaaatcgctctccccgcttgtctgcgtaccgatgtctcgtgtcagcttgcaggattccatcaaccctaagcccctatcggagggcattgccgaggagcaccctcgataattggcgccgtctgtgggaaccctgtcggcacaaggcagggcatcggcagACCCGATCATGACATCGGCGGCTTCGCCGATAGCTTTATCAGCAacttcatcaacaccatcatcaccaaacctgggaagcccgattcgattcggctcttaCGAGTTTACCccacacagcgattcctcccactcgaacttttcagatctacaaggaaacatggagatgaccttcggcagcgtccactacaacgtcaacgcagagGGAATCCTTCGATTGCTGGAATCCCCCACTTCCAGATCGACGGGTTCAGACGCGTCATCGTCACTCGACCTGTCGGCTGGTCTGACGGAATCGACGTGCTCACCCGTGCCCTCGACTCCCCGCTCGGTGTCCTCCAT
This Lolium perenne isolate Kyuss_39 chromosome 1, Kyuss_2.0, whole genome shotgun sequence DNA region includes the following protein-coding sequences:
- the LOC127326714 gene encoding alpha-copaene synthase-like: MELEEEGEDIQGGAAFLSDDEDFEEDENPDLEDYEFLEAGEDNHTPIDVDIRSISVRSHSPVRGKMPNEANGQYGRSSGLRREFPLRVGLNMYDMVSSIAAKAPHTLSLVAPQRQSTSISVRSYGNDHRTQANSYEQSLAPAPLTAETLSGYERSSWGNFFIEYEPRPLQRSEEWMKLRVDELKQDVCMLFEACNHDVIGIITLVDDVQLLGIDHLFQDQIDVALRYIHEREFNSSSLYEVALRFRLLREHGLWVSPDMFGKFMNGRGSFSEEITNEAKGLLGLYNAAFLSVHGEPELEEAMSFARYHLESMRGELNSPLKEQVKRSLDIPLPRTYRRLETLHYFSEYEQEEGQNSILLELAKLEFTLLQYVHSKELKSLSRWWQDAYRYIGLGYARDRLVEAYTWSYILYYEKDFEMARMMVTKITALLTVMNDTYDVHATVEESRQLNTAIQRWDYNGESLLPEYLKMFYNLLLTTFKEFEDQLGLEERNQVVHVKKEFQRLSSYYLQEAEWRHQNYKLSFENQLNVTCKSIGVPLLCVASVVGMGDALMKGTMEWVLDGSIVISCGKIIRLLNDMGATDLGKNKGDMATTVECYMHEHKVNSEAALAHIDSFMENEWKTINQARFENDASGFLKTVINFAAGTSQCLSVRPATEEL